A section of the Oryza sativa Japonica Group chromosome 1, ASM3414082v1 genome encodes:
- the LOC4327094 gene encoding protein MALE DISCOVERER 2 isoform X3: MGARWGPRRATVGPHLRDALRHLLFVFLVLLQAQAGRGGATLNGEGMALLELRERVEADPHGALRDWDPADATPCRWSGVHCFDGRELVGTLAPEIGRLQLLKSLILRNNNFRGKIPKEFGGLTALEVLDLSSNNLDGTIPEELMAMPLLKQLSLHDNQFQDDISSLHIQDISDEQAGCLSRKLGCWAGFKDWTSFSDLREKYSTNLASNRTFKSLGEPHIMQNLQSFASAVGRRLLGEVGNLPALSGNYAKSSGPVNSEEIQRAIDVLSLGSGSFSAFPNSEAEVLESAVNTDAAAMQSGAANQSTDEVSGSKHSKWAYFMIIPAAILLISLIVAPILVWRKRGRAAIGPWKTGLSGPLQKAFVTGVPKLNRPELEAACEDFSNIINTFPSCTVFKGTLSSGVEISVVSTAILSLKEWPKSSETCFRKQIDTLSRVNHKNFINLLGYCLENQPFMRMMVFEYAPNGTLSEHLHLKEFEHLDWAARMRIIMGVAYCLQYMHHDLNPPVAITDMRSDTIFMTDDYAAKIADVGIWKEVAIKAKTAKEDSSSRSECPPDIASNVYCFGTLLIEIISGKLPEADDQKSMCNWAAEYLKGKSYSKLVDASLKEHNANELEAVCEVIQECIDPDSDQRPTMRDATRKLRQALNISPEAATPRLSPLWWAELEILSAEAT; this comes from the exons ATGGGTGCGCGGTGGGGGCctcgccgcgccaccgtcgGGCCCCACCTCCGCGACGCGCTGCGTCACCTGCTCTTCGTCTTCCTCGTGCTGCTCCAGGCGCaggcggggcgcggcggcgccacgctCAACGGCGAAG GAATGGCGTTGCTCGAGCTGAGGGAGAGGGTGGAGGCTGACCCCCATGGCGCCTTGCGGGATTGGGATCCGGCAGACGCCACGCCCTGCAGATGGTCCGGCGTGCATTGCTTTGACG GCCGAGAATTGGTGGGAACTCTCGCACCTGAGATTGGACGTCTTCAACTTTTGAAATCTCT CATTCTTCGAAACAACAATTTCCGTGGGAAAATTCCCAAAGAGTTCGGAGGGTTAACTGCCCTTGAAGTACTGGATTTGAGCAGCAACAACTTGGATGGAACGATTCCAGAAGAATTAATGGCAATGCCACTGCTCAAGCAGCT GTCACTTCATGACAATCAGTTCCAAGATGATATCTCTTCTTTGCACATTCAAGATATATCTGATGAGCAGGCAGGATGCTTGAGCAGAAAATTAGGTTGCTG GGCGGGGTTTAAGGATTGGACTTCTTTCAGTGATCTCCGAGAGAAATACTCCACCAACCTAGCAAGTAACCGCACAttcaaaa GTCTAGGCGAGCCACACATTATGCAAAATTTGCAGTCCTTTGCAAGTGCCGTGGGCCGCAGGCTGCTCGGTGAAGTTGGCAATCTGCCTGCCCTTTCAGGGAATTATGCTAAATCTTCTGGCCCTGTAAATTCAGAAGAGATCCAAAGGGCTATTGATGTTCTCTCTTTAGGGAGTGGTTCATTCTCTGCATTCCCAAATTCAGAGGCCGAAGTTCTGGAATCAGCTGTAAATACTGATGCTGCTGCAATGCAGTCTGGAGCAGCAAATCAATCAACCGATGAAGTGTCTGGTTCAAAGCACAGCAAGTGGGCATATTTTATGATAATTCCAGCTGCAATATTGCTGATTAGCCTGATTGTGGCTCCAATCTTGGTCTGGCGGAAGCGAGGGCGTGCGGCAATAGGACCTTGGAAAACGGGTCTAAGTGGCCCACTTCAGAAAGCATTTGTAACAG GTGTTCCAAAGCTAAACAGACCTGAACTCGAAGCCGCTTGTGAGGATTTCAGTAACATAATCAACACTTTCCCTAGCTGCACCGTGTTCAAAGGGACATTATCTAGCGGAGTTGAGATCAGTGTTGTTTCCACTGCCATTTTGTCGCTCAAAGAGTGGCCTAAGAGTTCAGAGACATGCTTCAGAAAACAG ATAGACACACTATCAAGAGTAAACCACAAGAATTTCATCAACCTCCTAGGTTATTGCCTGGAAAATCAACCCTTCATGAGAATGATGGTGTTCGAGTATGCTCCAAATGGCACTCTCTCTGAGCATCTCCACC TCAAAGAATTTGAGCATCTGGACTGGGCTGCAAGGATGAGGATCATCATGGGTGTGGCATACTGTCTCCAATACATGCACCATGATCTCAATCCACCTGTTGCGATAACCGACATGCGCTCCGACACAATTTTCATGACAGATGATTATGCTGCCAAG ATTGCTGATGTTGGTATCTGGAAAGAAGTCGCCATAAAAGCAAAGACTGCAAAGGAGGATAGCAGCAGCCGTTCTGAATGTCCTCCTGATATCGCGAGCAACGTCTACTGCTTTGGCACGCTTCTGATAGAGATCATATCCGGAAAGCTCCCTGAAGCAGACGACCAAAAATCCATGTGCAACTGG GCCGCTGAGTATCTGAAGGGCAAGAGCTACAGCAAGCTCGTCGACGCGTCGCTGAAGGAACACAACGCCAACGAGCTGGAGGCCGTCTGCGAGGTGATTCAGGAGTGCATTGATCCCGACTCAGATCAGAGGCCGACGATGAGAGACGCCACCCGCAAGCTGAGACAAGCTCTCAACATCTCGCCGGAGGCAGCGACGCCGCGGCTCTCGCCTCTCTGGTGGGCTGAGCTCGAGATACTCTCTGCAGAGGCAACCTAG